In Seonamhaeicola sp. S2-3, the genomic window GGAGAATTCCAGTTGCAGTACTACTAAGTGCTTTTTTATTAAGTGGAATACTTTATTTATTCAATAGTGAAATATACCCATCGCCAGTGTTTATGCTATTATCTGGAGGATTAATGCTAGGAGCTGTTTTTATGGCTACAGACATGGTTTCATCTCCAATAACGCCACTAGGTTTGTGGATATATGGTGCTATAATTGGCATTCTAACCATTGTAATTAGAGTGTGGGGTGGTTTATCAGAAGGGGTTATGTATTCTATTCTATTAGCTAATGCTATTTCTCCCCATATAGATTCGGTTATTAAAAATCGAGTATATGGAACTAAATAAAAAATGAAAGCCGCATGAGTGAAGTTGCTAACATAAAAAAACAAAATCTTGCTGGTAGCAAAAAAATGTTATTGGCTATGGTTAGTATTGGGATTATAAGTGCGTTGCTTATAGTTACAACCTTTGAATTAACACTACCACGTGTACAAAAATTAAAGGCTGAAGCACTAGAAAAAGCCATTTTTGAAGTGCTACCAGGAACCGTTAAAACCCAAGCTTTTGGTGTAAATAACAACGGAGAATTATTTAAAATGGAAGCAGGAGACAAAACCGAAACTACAGTTTACGCAGGGTATGATGATAATAACAATATTGTAGGGTATGCCGTAGAAGCTTCGGGACAAGGATATGCAGATATTATAAGGGTATTGTATGGGTATAAACCAGATAAAGAAATACTCA contains:
- a CDS encoding RnfABCDGE type electron transport complex subunit G — protein: MSEVANIKKQNLAGSKKMLLAMVSIGIISALLIVTTFELTLPRVQKLKAEALEKAIFEVLPGTVKTQAFGVNNNGELFKMEAGDKTETTVYAGYDDNNNIVGYAVEASGQGYADIIRVLYGYKPDKEILIGFQVLESKETPGLGDKIEKEVHFLNNFKALDVSLTSNKKELNNKVITVKQGEKVNPWEIDGITGATISSRAIGNIIGTSTETLVPILYNHFKNNNHKTSESNEQ